The genomic segment GCCCTGCAAGGCTGGCAGGGAGTCAACAGCCTCACATGTCTACTCATCCTACCGAAGGCACTACAGAGACCAAACAGGGATTGGATGTCCAAGGGCAGGTAACACAGTACCTCTGGGGGTTTGTCACATACCTTTTTCCTATTCCCCCCTCCTCAGGGTTGCTGTACCAATGTGGTGGTCTCTGTCCCCGTCAATGGGTGTTAAATAGGTCTGCGTAGGCTCCCAAAACACTGCTGTACATTTCCCTGCGCCAGAGGCCTGTTGTGGGGAGTTCTCCACATCAGGTCGAAGTGCCTTACTCCTCTGATCTCCCCTTTGGGCACTACACTCAATATGTGGGCTGGCAAAGCCACCTTGCCATGTACAGCCTGTGGGGAGTTCTCTCTCTGGCAGCCAGACACAACTGGGATTTCTAAGTCGAAACTGAATTCTTCCCCTACCACCTCCAGTCCTGGCCAGGTTTGTTCATCTGCAGGTGACCTTTTAAAGGCTCCTCCCTTCAGTGAAAGCAGTGTCAGGAAAATGCCACTTTGAGTATCCGGCATCTGCTAGGCGAGCAGGTGGCTCCTGACAGCACTAGAGCATCTTAGCTTGCTGCTGTTAATCCAACCCGTAGTTAGCAGCTCAGCTGtagagcaggcagctgcctctgtCCAGCTTCTGCCGGGCTTGCTGCTCCTGAGCTGCTTGGAGCAGATATCTAGGAGGCCCTTGAGTGTGGAGGAACATTCTCTAGGCAGAAGCTGGCAGGGAAGTTGCTCATTCTCAGCACATCCTCCAGTCTGCATGTAACTGCATGTGTTAAGCCCCCATCACGGAAAAACCACAGAAGATGAGATTCAGCTCCAAGATGGGGTCTGTGGGGCCTCCCTGACTCTCCTGAGTTTATGCTCTTCATCCCACTCAGCCTGTTACTCTTCACTGATAAATTGATGGGTCTGGCGGGGTCACCTGgggaggcatggtagtgttgggttgatggttggacttgatgatcctagaagtcttttccagcTTTAATGATTCTACGACCCATCCTGCTCATAGGGTCTCAGATATCTCTGTATGTCTGTGGCATCTTCTGAGCCTTGTCCCCTCTCTAGGCCTCTGAGGAGAAGATCAGGACAACAGAGACACAGGTGCTGGTGGCCTCTGCCCAAAAGAAGCTCCTTGAAGAGCGGCTGAAGCTCATCTCTGAGCTGTGGAATGCTGGAATCAAGGTATGACCAGGTGATGGCAAAGTCAGGAGCTGCCTGGTCCACCCTCTGTGCCAGGAATGCACCAGATCTGGCTTTGCTTTGGGAGGAAGGAGTCATGGAGAAGGTGGGCAGTAGACTGCCTTCCTGAACGGAGCCTGCCTCTTCTTGGTGTCCCGAGATAGGTGTTCTCCAGGAAGGGCTGGGCAGCATGACTTGGTTAGCCCTGTAACAATGCAGAGGCTGCTCTGTCTGTTCTCTCAGGACAGATTCCCAAAACAGACAGCACTCCAGACCCTGCTGCACGGCAGCTGGGATACCATGCTGCTaccaacagaaagcaaaaaaagctgCAGAGCCTTGCAAGGCAGGGAGAGTGGGCCAGAGGGGAGCTTGGGCTGTTTTCTGCAGGCCGAAGGCAAGCTGTGTGGCAGGGCCCTGCTCActgcctgctgtgggcaggCTCCCTTCCTTGCTCAGTGAAGGAGAATGCCTGGGTGCTCTGCTAGCATCCTGACCCTGTAGGGGCACCACAGGTGTCAACTCTGGTCTGATATGGACTAGAGCTAATGACCTGGTGCTTTCCCAGGAAAAGCAGTGTCTTGTGAGAACTTTTGAGCTGTGTTGCATCACTCATTAGCTGTAATGCCCAGCCTTCTCCATTAGCCTATCTTCTCCCCCCAGCACACACCCCCAGGCTCACCAGATGGCAATTAGCAGACTGGCCCAGCAGTGCCTGGTTGAGgaggtgcagagaaacagggCAGTACTGATCATGGTGTTGTGCTCTGGTTCTCTTCTAGGCGGAAGTGCTGTACAAGAAGAACCCCAAGCTGCTGAATCAGCTGCAGTACTGTGAGGACACAGGCATCCCTCTGGTTGCCATTGTGGGTGAGCAGGAGCTCAAGGATGGAGTCGTTAAGCTGCGGGTCGTGGCAACCAGGGAGGAGGTGAGGCCTGTGGTAGCTTGGCATGAGGGGAGGGGGCTACATAACCCTTCACCCCAGCTCAGGCCAGCCCTCCAGACCCATCTGtaccctgctctgcagcagtgcCATTAAGTTGTACATGGCAAGGTGGCTTTGCCAGCCCACGTTTTGAGTGTAGTGCCCAAAGGGGATATCAGTAGAGTAAGGCACTTCCACCTGATGTGAAAAGCCTCCAAGGCTTAGTAAAGCTGCTTACACAGAAGGTGCAGTGAGGGGAAGGCTCTCACACATGCAGTAGGCAGAGGGGCGCAAGCCAGGGCTGGCAGACTTGAGGTGAGGCCAGTGGACTGATGGTGGTGGCCTTGTGGGTGCACTTTTGGAGACTGGGTGAGGTGATTTTCCTCAGCCCCTCTTGACTTGCTGTGGAGCACATGCCCTGGTGTCAGTTTGCCACCAGGCCCCCCTATAACAGATTCTCAGGATTTTATACATTGGCTTCCTCGTTAGTTCTTTTCAAGCAGTGGTTTCTCCAGGGGCTTCTGTAACAGCTCACGTTCCAGATTCTTGCCCCATGCAGTTTCCTGAAGCCATGGAGCACTGTTGTCTCTAGCTCTGGAGGATTTCCCATCACGTGGCCTCCTTGAACTCCCAGCTATTCCTCAGGAGCCTGGAACATGGAGGGGCGATTCAGTGGGCTGTATGGCTTTCTGTCCAGGGCATGGGACCATTGCAGTCCTGGCAGTGCCCTTTTGGAATGATTGGCACCAGTGGTGATCTATCCACTCGTCTTGGTTTTGGAACCAGCAGGAGAGCAAGAAAGAGCTTTTATGATCATTGGGAAGGAGAGGGTTGCAGGCAGGCTCTTGCTCTTGCAGGATCAGCTCTGCGTGTGCTGCAGCCCGCTCAATCCCCGTAGAGTGACTGGTGACAGCACCACGATATGATTTCCTGAGCCAGAGCCTTGAATGCAGTGGGGGCCATCCCTCTGGGACCAGAGAAGGTCACGATACATCAAGCTGCTTGTGTTGTGTTGAAGCAACTTTGTGCTCCCCCTGTGTAGGTCAACATTCGCAGGGAGAACCTGGTTGAGGAGATCAGGATGCGAACGAACCAGCCTTAGACCCCTTCTGGACCCGTCTACTCATTTGTTGGATTCTGGCTGACAGATTTTCTCCTGTAAATGCCTTCACCAGGCCATGTAGCAGTGGGTGTGGGGTCCGGGAGGCCTTTGAAAGCTGTATTTATTCTTGTCTCGTGCCCTCCCTTTCCCCGTGGGAGCAGAGAGGCTGCACTGACTTCTATGACATGCCCTGGCCCTCGAGTGTGTCGCTGGGAAGATGTTTGCAAGTGGCTCTGGCAAATGCCGCCTCCTATCTGCTGTCATTGCAGTGGCGTGTGGAGCCCCCGTGCTGTCAGCAGCCCCTGGGGTCTTGGCTGCAGCTTCTTGTTCCCATCGCTTTGAATAAACATCCCAccctgcctctctgctctgcctgcagggaGGTGACCTTATCCCAAGTGAGATGTAATGGTGCTGCTCCCAGAAACATAATAAATCTGTCTCTCCCACTCCATGGCTCCTATCTCTACTTTCCACTTGGGGCTGGGATTCACTTACCTGCCTTGCTCAGTAGAGCTGGTTTTTAAATGTCACTGTGGATATTTCTTCAGCTGCCGTGCTCCCTCCTCCTTGCCTCTGGATCTAACCACTGCTGCCAACCCCTGTGCCACGTGCAGAGCAAAGCATCACCGGTCAGGCCGGAGCTCCccaagcagccccacaggggctCCCCGTGCCCCAGGCATGGGTGAAACTGGTCCCCGGGCCTCCTGCGGGTGGCTTGGGGTGccctctgtccccagctcccctcGCTGCTGACCCACGCATCTCTCCTGGCTTTGCCCCCCAAACCAGAGTTTTTATATCCCATGCCCCACGGCTTCCCCGCGTGGAAGGGTGGCAGGAGGGGGCGCTGGGGGGCTCGCTGCACCCCGGCAGCGGGCGGGCGCTGCCGGCGGGgtctccccctgccccgcccGGGGCGGAGCAGTTGCGGCGCCGTGGGCGGAGCGGCGGCGCTGGAACCTTCCAGAGCTCGGCCCGGGCGGCGAGGAGGAGCGGGGACGGCGATGGCCACGGAGGCGGAGGTGAGTGCAGTCGGGGGGCGGCCCGGGGGTCAGGGCGCTgccgggggcaggggggagcccCGGCACGGGGCACCTCCGTGCGTGCCttcccggggtgggggggtgtctTTCGGGGAGACCCCGGGGCCGTCGGGCGGGGACCGGAGCCCCCATCTAGGTGCGTTGCCTCGTCGCGGAGCGCACCGGCGGGCGGCGCCGGTCCCGACCCCGGTCCCATCCCCAGCCGGGGCTGGGACTTGTAGCACCGGTGCCCCGTGGAGACCGTGGGGGTGATGATGAACCCCGTTAGCACCTAATCGGTGGCGACTGCGGGCTCCGCGGGGCAAGAACCGGGTCCTGCCTCTCCCAAGAGCCCGGGCACCTCTCCGCCCCGCACCCCCCTGTAGGGGAGGACACGGAGGTCCCCTGTGCTGGGAACCAGCTCTGGGAGCTGTAGAGCCGTAGCAGGAGGCTTTGTGGTGTGCGTGGCTGGTGTTTCTGCACCCTCTCAGCAGAGATTTCCCCTATATGGGTCCCCACCTTCATCCAAGggtgttttctggttttcaggaaAGATGAAGCTCCTTGGAGATAGAAAGGTGGCACCACCTGCTGATGCACCTGGAGATGCATGAGGTGCAGCCACACTGCATTGTAACCTGAACTAGTGTTAATCCCACTTAGTGCACAGTTTCAGACTTTGCAGTACTTAATAAGCTAAAACCTGGTTATGTTGCTACATGGATGGTGTCTCCAGACCTTCCTTGATGTCCTCAGAAGCCCAAGGAGATGCTGGTAGAAGAGAGTTGGCTGCCTTGGGGTCCAAGCCTGTCTGGGATCTCACGATGTGATGGGTCACCTTGGCTCTGTGCTCCATCCACCTCTTGCAGTGCCAACCACCTGCTGCCTGTGTCTTGTTTTTCAAAGCCCTTGCAGGCATCCACAGGGGAACTGTCAGTGCCCTTGTGCTCTGTCAAGTTGCTGAACTTAGTTATGGGTGTTGGGGTTCAGCATTTGTTCCTCCACGTGTTGGCTGGTGCTAGGCCTTGCAGTTGCTTCATGGGGTTGGGATGCCCCCGGTTGGGAGGTTGGAAACTCTTTGCCTAGACAAGCACCAACCATCTCTCTTCCTCAGATGTGGACCAACAGTATCAACCAGGCCAATAAGATGGCCCTGCTTGCCTGGGCCAAAGAAACTGGCATCGACCTGGTGCAGATCAATGGGCAGAGGCGATATGGTGGCCCCCCACCAGGTATGTGAGAAGAGCATCTCAGCACCATGGTGCCCTGGGAGCATGACATGTAGGGTGCCCTGCAGGCATGGAGGCGAGGTGGGTCTCACACACATATACCATGTTGCTGTGTGCCTGCAGGCTGGGTGGGCGGTCCCCCGCCGGCTGGCACAGAGGTGTTCATTGGGAAGCTGCCGCAGGACATGTACGAAAATGCATTGATCCCGCTCTTCCAGAGTGTGGGGAGGCTGTATGAGTTTCGCCTCATGATGACCTTCAGTGGGCTCAACCGGGGCTTTGCCTATGCGAAGTACAGCAACCGGCGCAGCGCCAAGGAGGCCATCGCTGCCTTCAACAACTTTGAGGTGCGTGAAGGCTGTGCCATTGTGGTGTGCAAGAGCACAGAGAAGCGTGAGCTGAGCGTGGACGGCCTAGCCACCTCAGTGAGCCTGCGGGAGCTGGAGGCCGTGCTGCGACGGGTCACAGAGGGGATCCTCAGTGTCACCCTGTATGCCAGCCCTTGCCAGAAACGGGCCCAGCTTGCTGTGCTGAAATACAGCTCGCACCAGGCTGCTGCCATGGCCAAGAAAACCCTTATGGAAGGTAAGTGGAAGGCTGGGGTGCTGTGGGATGCTGTTTGGGCTGGTCTTCGGGTATCTCTGAGAAGGAACTGATAACGACCTCCAGACTCAGCTGTGAGGTGACCTCAGCCTTGAGACATACCTTGTTCTCTCCCTGTGTCCCATGGGACGCCCACTGTCCTCAGTGGGGCTGATGCCCAGCAGTCCTTGTGCAGACCTAGGGGTAAAGGGGCTGCAGCTcttcaggcagctgcctgctcagagcagaggcATCACCAGTCCAGGGCATCCAGAGCTTTGACCAAGTTATTAAACCCTCCTGATGGAGGTGCCCTACTCTTCAACACCCCGTCCCATGATTGCACTGCCCTCCAATGGAATGTGTTTCACAGACATCCAACTGGAACCTCCAAAGTCCTGATTTGTAGCCATTTCTGCCCCAGCTGAGAAGCATTTGACTTTCATGTCTTTGCATGTGTCCCTAAAGGCAGGCTGCCCCTAAAATACCCTGAGCTTTGCAGCCCTGAGCCCACCTTGGGTAGcaaaaggagatggagaagcAACCGCCCTGTGGCTGCGTGAGGGGTTATGGAGGGAAGGTAAAGGATCCTGTGCAGTTTGTACACTGTGGATCAGTGCTAAACCACCCGTGGGGGTCGCTGTGCCAGATGCTGGGGGATGGGACAGGGTAGGATGGGGTGTTACTGGAGGCCTGCTGCATGAGCAtctcctgccagctgctgctggtctCTCCTAGGGAACATGAGGCTCGGTGGGGTGGAGATGAGGGTGGACTGGCTGAACCCTGATCTGAAGCAGAAACTGCAGTTGTGCGAGGAGAAGCCATCGTCCATCCAGGTGCAAGGGGGCAAGTGCCTGAGGGTCCCCAAGCAGGCACCCTTTCATCTGTTACTGCACAACGTGCTGGACCACCTGAACACCCTGTGCCGAAGGCAGTACCTGGGGACGCCCCTGTTCCTCACTAAGCGCATCCAGGCAAACTCCAATGGGTGGCTGCAGTTCTGGTGCCGGGTGGTAATCCCAGGGTGCCCTGTGCCATTCAGTGGAATCACGTGGGTCCGGCAGGATGGGCCAGGCAGGAGTGGGCACGAGGAGGCAAAGGTTGCAGTGGCGCTGCAGATTCTCCGGATGCTAGGTGAGTCTCCACACGATGTTGATTGCAACCCCCTGCTTTTCCCAAAGTCTTGGAGCATCTCCTGGGAGTGTGGAGCTGTGGCGCTTCTAGTGCATGAGGGGACCCAgcctggcaggcagggctgaAACACTGTCACCCCCCTGCCAAATGTGACCCAGGAGGCTCTGAGCTACGGGTGGGATTCCTGGTTGGAAGCAGAGGATGCAATGggagggggttttggggtgctgctccccacagcacTGCACAGAGCCTGatgctttcctctctgctgcaggatgCCAGCTGACATAGGCAGCTGTTCTGCCCGAATCACAAGTTGAACCTGAGCCACCAGCTGTGGTGCCACCGGCCGCAGGAACACTGTGTGAGCCCTGCTGGGGACCTGATCCTGTTCTAGCTTTGCTTtgagtttgtttgggtttgttttgag from the Phalacrocorax aristotelis chromosome 8, bGulAri2.1, whole genome shotgun sequence genome contains:
- the DND1 gene encoding dead end protein homolog 1, which encodes MPHGFPAWKGGRRGRWGARCTPAAGGRCRRGLPLPRPGRSSCGAVGGAAALEPSRARPGRRGGAGTAMATEAEMWTNSINQANKMALLAWAKETGIDLVQINGQRRYGGPPPGWVGGPPPAGTEVFIGKLPQDMYENALIPLFQSVGRLYEFRLMMTFSGLNRGFAYAKYSNRRSAKEAIAAFNNFEVREGCAIVVCKSTEKRELSVDGLATSVSLRELEAVLRRVTEGILSVTLYASPCQKRAQLAVLKYSSHQAAAMAKKTLMEGNMRLGGVEMRVDWLNPDLKQKLQLCEEKPSSIQVQGGKCLRVPKQAPFHLLLHNVLDHLNTLCRRQYLGTPLFLTKRIQANSNGWLQFWCRVVIPGCPVPFSGITWVRQDGPGRSGHEEAKVAVALQILRMLGCQLT